In Tripterygium wilfordii isolate XIE 37 chromosome 15, ASM1340144v1, whole genome shotgun sequence, one DNA window encodes the following:
- the LOC120016248 gene encoding 60S ribosomal protein L7a-2-like produces the protein MAPKRGVKAPSAAKKKQETVANPLFEKRPKQFGIGGALPPKRELTRFVKWPKVVQIQRRKRILKMRLKVPPALNQFTKTLDKNLASNLFKMLLKYRPEDKTSKKERLLKKAQAEAEGKSAETKKPIVVKYGLNHVTYLVEQSKAQLVVIAHDVDPIELVVWLPALCRKMEIPYCIVKGKSRLGSIVHKKTASVLCLTTVKNEDKLEFSRILEAIKANFNDKYDEYRKKWGGGIMGSKSQAKSKAKERVLAKEAAQRMT, from the exons ATG GCTCCAAAGCGAGGTGTAAAGGCGCCGTCGGCGGCGAAGAAGAAACAG GAGACGGTGGCGAATCCTTTGTTCGAGAAGCGACCCAAGCAGTTTGGTATTGGAGGTGCGTTGCCCCCGAAAAGGGAACTTACTCGGTTCGTGAAATGGCCGAAGGTGGTCCAGATTCAGAGGAGAAAAAGGATCCTCAAGATGAGGTTGAAGGTTCCTCCTGCGTTGAACCAGTTCACCAAGACCCTCGACAAGAACCTTG CATCAAATCTGTTTAAGATGTTGCTCAAGTACAGACCAGAGGACAAAACATCAAAGAAGGAGCGTCTTTTGAAAAAAGCTCAAGCAGAGGCTGAAGGTAAGTCTGCTGAGACTAAGAAGCCGATTGTCGTGAAATATGGTCTCAACCATGTGACCTACCTTGTTGAGCAG AGCAAAGCACAGTTGGTTGTTATTGCTCATGATGTGGATCCAATAGAGTTGGTTGTGTGGCTACCAGCTTTGTGCAGGAAGATGGAAATCCCTTATTGCATTGTCAAGGGAAAATCTCGCTTGGGATCG ATTGTCCACAAAAAAACTGCATCCGTCTTGTGCTTGACCACAGTCAAGAATGAAGATAAACTGGAGTTCAGCAGGATCTTAGAGGCCATTAAG GCCAACTTCAATGATAAGTATGACGAGTACAGGAAAAAGTGGGGAGGTGGAATCATGGGTTCCAAATCGCAGGCGAAGAGCAAGGCCAAAGAAAGGGTCCTTGCTAAGGAAGCTGCTCAGAGAATGACTTAG